One genomic region from Salvelinus fontinalis isolate EN_2023a chromosome 18, ASM2944872v1, whole genome shotgun sequence encodes:
- the LOC129815692 gene encoding E3 ubiquitin-protein ligase Itchy-like isoform X1, with protein MKAQLQVTVLSAKLKENKKNWFGPSPYVEVAVDNQSKKTEKCNNTHTPKWKQSLTVIVTPFSKLIFRVWSHQTLKADFLLGVATLDISETLKSNDMKLSEVVQILQLCSDQDNTDVVGDLSICLDGVQVDPETFASAERDHAATAPNRDVRQNEDGGNRSSRDTSPSSDSTEDWVIIPNGHAIDCTGSPAPSPGGSKSTRPPRPARPPPPTPRRPAASPASSSSSTPSDVSEPPASDGSSSDPPQENGADPPPPQAASTSGPEAIGAPAAGGHPQLGPVSNGPLSPGWEQRVDQNGRMYYVDHIEKRTSWNRPDSLPSGWERRVDPMGRVYFVDHISRTTTWQRPTQESVRNFEEWQHQRSQLQGAMQQFNQRFIFGLQDQQIAAANKEFDPLGPLPHGWEKRTDTNGRVYFVHHTSRMTQWEDPRTQGLLNDKPLPEGWEMRFTVDGIPYFVDHNRRATTYIDPRTGKSSLENGPQITYVRDFKAKVQYFRFWCQQLSMPQHIKITVTRKTLFEDSFQQIMSFHPQDLRRRLWIIFPGEEGLDYGGVAREWFFLLSHEVLNPMYCLFEYAGKDNYCLQINPASYINPDHLKYFKFIGRFIAMSLFHGKFIDTGFSLPFYKRILNKPLALKDLESIDTEFYNSLIWIKDNNLEECGLEMFFSVDKEILGEVTTHELKPDGGNVLVTEENKEEYIRLVAEWRLSRGVEEQTQAFFEGFNEVLPQQYLQYFDAKELEVMLCGMQEIDLVDWQRHTIYRHYARSSKQILWFWQFVKEMDNEKRMRLLQFVTGTCRLPMGGFADLMGSNGPQKFCIEKVGKENWLPRSHTCFNRLDLPPYKSYEQLKEKLMFAIEETEGFGQE; from the exons ATGAAGGCACAACTTCAAGTCACCG TTCTGTCGGCCAAACTGAAGGAGAACAAAAAGAACTGGTTTGGCCCCAGTCCGTACGTGGAGGTGGCTGTGGACAACCAGTCGAAGAAGACGGAGAAGTGCAACAACACCCACACCCCCAAATGGAAGCAGTCACTCACAGT AATTGTCACACCTTTCAGTAAGCTCATTTTCCGGGTATGGAGTCATCAGACGCTGAAGGCCGACTTCCTATTGGGCGTGGCCACATTGGACATCAGTGAAACCCTCAAGTCCAATGATATGAAAC tctctgaGGTGGTGCAGATCCTACAGCTGTGTTCAGACCAGGACAACACAGACGTGGTGGGGGACCTGTCCATCTGTCTGGACGGCGTGCAGGTGGACCCAGAGACCTTTGCCTCTGCAGAGAGAGACCATG CAGCTACTGCTCCCAACAGGGACGTGAGACAGAACGAAGATGGAGGCAACAG GTCCAGCAGAGACACGTCCCCTTCCAGTGACTCTACAGAGGACTGGGTGATCATCCCCAACGGCCACGCGATAGACTGCACGGGGTCTCCCGCCCCATCCCCAGGGGGCTCGAAGTCCACACGCCCCCCCAGACCTGCTCGTCCTCCTCCACCCACCCCTCGCAGACCAGCCGCCTCCCCAG CGTCCTCTAGCAGCTCCACTCCCAGCGACGTGAGCGAGCCCCCGGCTTCAGACGGCTCCTCCTCAGACCCCCCTCAGGAGAACGGCGCAGATCCCCCACCCCCACAGGCAGCCAGCACCAGCGGACCGGAAGCCATTGGGGCACCCGCAGCCGGCGGGCACCCCCAACTCGGCCCTGTCAGCAACGGCCCACTGTCACCGGG CTGGGAGCAGAGGGTGGACCAGAATGGCCGCATGTATTACGTGGATCACATTGAAAAGAGGACGTCGTGGAACCGACCCGATTCTCTCCCCTCTGG GTGGGAGCGACGAGTGGACCCAATGGGCAGGGTGTACTTTGTGGACCACATCAGCCGGACCACCACGTGGCAGCGCCCTACGCAGGAGTCGGTGCGTAACTTTGAGGAGTGGCAGCACCAGCGCAGCCAGCTGCAGGGGGCCATGCAGCAGTTCAACCAAAGGTTCATATTTGGG CTCCAGGATCAGCAAATAGCCGCAGCAAACAAAGAGTTTGACCCGCTTGGGCCGCTGCCACACGGCTGGG AGAAGCGAACAGACACCAACGGCAGGGTATATTTTGTTCACCACACATCGCGGATGACCCAGTGGGAGGACCCACGGACGCAAGG GCTGCTTAATGACAAGCCTCTACCTGAAGGCTGGGAGATGAGGTTCACTGTGGACGGCATCCCCTACTTTGTAGACCACAACAGGAGAGCCACCACCTACATCGACCCTCGCACGGGCAAATCCTCCCT TGAGAACGGGCCTCAGATCACCTACGTCAGGGACTTCAAAGCCAAAGTGCAGTACTTCAGGTTCTGGTGTCAG CAACTGTCAATGCCACAGCACATCAAGATCACCGTCACCCGCAAAACCCTCTTTGAGGATTCATTCCAGCAA ATAATGAGCTTTCATCCACAAGATCTCAGACGGAGGCTGTGGATAATTTTCCCCGGAGAGGAAGGCTTGGACTACGGAGGAGTGGCAAG ggagTGGTTCTTCCTGCTGTCTCATGAGGTGCTCAACCCCATGTACTGCCTGTTTGAGTACGCTGGGAAGGATAACTACTGTCTCCAGATCAACCCTGCCTCTTACATCAACCCCGACCACCTCAAGTACTTCAAGTTCATCGGACGCTTCATCGCCATG TCCTTGTTCCACGGGAAGTTCATTGATACGGGATTCTCCCTGCCCTTCTACAAGCGCATCCTGAACAAGCCCCTGGCCCTAAAGGACCTAGAATCCATTGACACGGAATTCTACAACTCCCTCATCTGGATCAA GGATAACAACCTGGAGGAGTGTGGTCTGGAGATGTTCTTCTCTGTGGACAAGGAGATCCTGGGGGAGGTTACTACTCACGAGCTGAAGCCGGACGGAGGCAACGTACTGGTCACTGAGGAGAACAAAGAGGAATACATCAG GCTGGTGGCAGAGTGGAGGTTGTCCAGAGGTGTGGAGGAGCAGACCCAGGCCTTCTTCGAGGGCTTCAACGAGGTCCTCCCCCAGCAGTACCTGCAGTACTTTGACGCTAAGGAACTGGAG GTGATGCTGTGTGGCATGCAGGAGATAGACCTGGTGGACTGGCAGAGGCACACCATCTACAGACACTATGCTCGCAGCAGCAAGCAGATCCTCTGGTTCTGGCAG TTTGTGAAGGAGATGGACAACGAGAAACGCATGAGGCTGCTCCAGTTTGTCACTGGCACCTGTCGGCTCCCCATGGGTGGCTTCGCTGACCTCATGG GGAGTAATGGACCACAGAAGTTCTGCATCGAGAAGGTGGGCAAAGAAAACTGGCTTCCAAGAAGTCACACTTG TTTTAATCGACTGGACCTTCCCCCCTACAAGAGCTACGAGCAACTGAAGGAGAAGCTGATGTTTGCCATCGAGGAAACTGAGGGCTTCGGACAGGAGTAG
- the LOC129815692 gene encoding E3 ubiquitin-protein ligase Itchy-like isoform X2: MKAQLQVTVLSAKLKENKKNWFGPSPYVEVAVDNQSKKTEKCNNTHTPKWKQSLTVIVTPFSKLIFRVWSHQTLKADFLLGVATLDISETLKSNDMKLSEVVQILQLCSDQDNTDVVGDLSICLDGVQVDPETFASAERDHATAPNRDVRQNEDGGNRSSRDTSPSSDSTEDWVIIPNGHAIDCTGSPAPSPGGSKSTRPPRPARPPPPTPRRPAASPASSSSSTPSDVSEPPASDGSSSDPPQENGADPPPPQAASTSGPEAIGAPAAGGHPQLGPVSNGPLSPGWEQRVDQNGRMYYVDHIEKRTSWNRPDSLPSGWERRVDPMGRVYFVDHISRTTTWQRPTQESVRNFEEWQHQRSQLQGAMQQFNQRFIFGLQDQQIAAANKEFDPLGPLPHGWEKRTDTNGRVYFVHHTSRMTQWEDPRTQGLLNDKPLPEGWEMRFTVDGIPYFVDHNRRATTYIDPRTGKSSLENGPQITYVRDFKAKVQYFRFWCQQLSMPQHIKITVTRKTLFEDSFQQIMSFHPQDLRRRLWIIFPGEEGLDYGGVAREWFFLLSHEVLNPMYCLFEYAGKDNYCLQINPASYINPDHLKYFKFIGRFIAMSLFHGKFIDTGFSLPFYKRILNKPLALKDLESIDTEFYNSLIWIKDNNLEECGLEMFFSVDKEILGEVTTHELKPDGGNVLVTEENKEEYIRLVAEWRLSRGVEEQTQAFFEGFNEVLPQQYLQYFDAKELEVMLCGMQEIDLVDWQRHTIYRHYARSSKQILWFWQFVKEMDNEKRMRLLQFVTGTCRLPMGGFADLMGSNGPQKFCIEKVGKENWLPRSHTCFNRLDLPPYKSYEQLKEKLMFAIEETEGFGQE; this comes from the exons ATGAAGGCACAACTTCAAGTCACCG TTCTGTCGGCCAAACTGAAGGAGAACAAAAAGAACTGGTTTGGCCCCAGTCCGTACGTGGAGGTGGCTGTGGACAACCAGTCGAAGAAGACGGAGAAGTGCAACAACACCCACACCCCCAAATGGAAGCAGTCACTCACAGT AATTGTCACACCTTTCAGTAAGCTCATTTTCCGGGTATGGAGTCATCAGACGCTGAAGGCCGACTTCCTATTGGGCGTGGCCACATTGGACATCAGTGAAACCCTCAAGTCCAATGATATGAAAC tctctgaGGTGGTGCAGATCCTACAGCTGTGTTCAGACCAGGACAACACAGACGTGGTGGGGGACCTGTCCATCTGTCTGGACGGCGTGCAGGTGGACCCAGAGACCTTTGCCTCTGCAGAGAGAGACCATG CTACTGCTCCCAACAGGGACGTGAGACAGAACGAAGATGGAGGCAACAG GTCCAGCAGAGACACGTCCCCTTCCAGTGACTCTACAGAGGACTGGGTGATCATCCCCAACGGCCACGCGATAGACTGCACGGGGTCTCCCGCCCCATCCCCAGGGGGCTCGAAGTCCACACGCCCCCCCAGACCTGCTCGTCCTCCTCCACCCACCCCTCGCAGACCAGCCGCCTCCCCAG CGTCCTCTAGCAGCTCCACTCCCAGCGACGTGAGCGAGCCCCCGGCTTCAGACGGCTCCTCCTCAGACCCCCCTCAGGAGAACGGCGCAGATCCCCCACCCCCACAGGCAGCCAGCACCAGCGGACCGGAAGCCATTGGGGCACCCGCAGCCGGCGGGCACCCCCAACTCGGCCCTGTCAGCAACGGCCCACTGTCACCGGG CTGGGAGCAGAGGGTGGACCAGAATGGCCGCATGTATTACGTGGATCACATTGAAAAGAGGACGTCGTGGAACCGACCCGATTCTCTCCCCTCTGG GTGGGAGCGACGAGTGGACCCAATGGGCAGGGTGTACTTTGTGGACCACATCAGCCGGACCACCACGTGGCAGCGCCCTACGCAGGAGTCGGTGCGTAACTTTGAGGAGTGGCAGCACCAGCGCAGCCAGCTGCAGGGGGCCATGCAGCAGTTCAACCAAAGGTTCATATTTGGG CTCCAGGATCAGCAAATAGCCGCAGCAAACAAAGAGTTTGACCCGCTTGGGCCGCTGCCACACGGCTGGG AGAAGCGAACAGACACCAACGGCAGGGTATATTTTGTTCACCACACATCGCGGATGACCCAGTGGGAGGACCCACGGACGCAAGG GCTGCTTAATGACAAGCCTCTACCTGAAGGCTGGGAGATGAGGTTCACTGTGGACGGCATCCCCTACTTTGTAGACCACAACAGGAGAGCCACCACCTACATCGACCCTCGCACGGGCAAATCCTCCCT TGAGAACGGGCCTCAGATCACCTACGTCAGGGACTTCAAAGCCAAAGTGCAGTACTTCAGGTTCTGGTGTCAG CAACTGTCAATGCCACAGCACATCAAGATCACCGTCACCCGCAAAACCCTCTTTGAGGATTCATTCCAGCAA ATAATGAGCTTTCATCCACAAGATCTCAGACGGAGGCTGTGGATAATTTTCCCCGGAGAGGAAGGCTTGGACTACGGAGGAGTGGCAAG ggagTGGTTCTTCCTGCTGTCTCATGAGGTGCTCAACCCCATGTACTGCCTGTTTGAGTACGCTGGGAAGGATAACTACTGTCTCCAGATCAACCCTGCCTCTTACATCAACCCCGACCACCTCAAGTACTTCAAGTTCATCGGACGCTTCATCGCCATG TCCTTGTTCCACGGGAAGTTCATTGATACGGGATTCTCCCTGCCCTTCTACAAGCGCATCCTGAACAAGCCCCTGGCCCTAAAGGACCTAGAATCCATTGACACGGAATTCTACAACTCCCTCATCTGGATCAA GGATAACAACCTGGAGGAGTGTGGTCTGGAGATGTTCTTCTCTGTGGACAAGGAGATCCTGGGGGAGGTTACTACTCACGAGCTGAAGCCGGACGGAGGCAACGTACTGGTCACTGAGGAGAACAAAGAGGAATACATCAG GCTGGTGGCAGAGTGGAGGTTGTCCAGAGGTGTGGAGGAGCAGACCCAGGCCTTCTTCGAGGGCTTCAACGAGGTCCTCCCCCAGCAGTACCTGCAGTACTTTGACGCTAAGGAACTGGAG GTGATGCTGTGTGGCATGCAGGAGATAGACCTGGTGGACTGGCAGAGGCACACCATCTACAGACACTATGCTCGCAGCAGCAAGCAGATCCTCTGGTTCTGGCAG TTTGTGAAGGAGATGGACAACGAGAAACGCATGAGGCTGCTCCAGTTTGTCACTGGCACCTGTCGGCTCCCCATGGGTGGCTTCGCTGACCTCATGG GGAGTAATGGACCACAGAAGTTCTGCATCGAGAAGGTGGGCAAAGAAAACTGGCTTCCAAGAAGTCACACTTG TTTTAATCGACTGGACCTTCCCCCCTACAAGAGCTACGAGCAACTGAAGGAGAAGCTGATGTTTGCCATCGAGGAAACTGAGGGCTTCGGACAGGAGTAG
- the pxmp4 gene encoding peroxisomal membrane protein 4: protein MAGPDLVKTVVYMINNLLQQEKYKAALAVVKGFRNGAVYGAKIRAPHALVMTFLFRSGSLKDKLRAIVKATYQHSRNLAYFVFTYKGLQALQERIQGKSLQSQSFFAACLGGWLVFGENNNINSQINMYLLSRILFALSRLAVEKGIVPQPKRDPFPLFATLVWGIVLWLFEYHPHTLQPSLQSSMNYLYHDSNVWHDISDFLVYNKPRTVAPK, encoded by the exons ATGGCAGGTCCAGATTTAGTCAAAACTGTGGTGTACATGATTAATAATTTATTACAGCAAGAAAAGTATAAAGCTGCACTTGCAGTTGTTAAAGGATTCCGAAATGGTGCTGT TTATGGGGCAAAAATCCGGGCACCCCATGCTCTTGTCATGACGTTTCTTTTCAGAAGTGGAAG CCTGAAAGATAAGCTGCGAGCCATTGTGAAGGCCACGTACCAACACTCGCGCAACCTCGCCTACTTTGTGTTCACGTACAAAGGACTGCAGGCCTTACAGGAGAGGATCCAGGGGAAGAGTCTACAGTCTCAGTCCTTCTTTGCCGCCTGCCTTGGTGGCTGGTTGGTGTTTGGGGAAAACAACAACATCAATAGCCAG ATCAACATGTACCTGCTGTCTAGGATCCTGTTTGCCTTGTCTCGCCTGGCCGTGGAGAAAGGCATTGTACCACAGCCCAAGCGGGACCCCTTCCCCCTGTTTGCTACCCTGGTGTGGGGCATCGTGCTGTGGCTGTTCGAGTACCACCCCCACACCCTGCAGCCTTCACTGCAGTCCTCCATGAACTACCTCTACCACGACAGCAACGTGTGGCACGATATCTCAGACTTCCTTGTCTACAACAAGCCAAGGACTGTCGCTCCCAAGTGA